In Juglans regia cultivar Chandler chromosome 5, Walnut 2.0, whole genome shotgun sequence, the following are encoded in one genomic region:
- the LOC109011772 gene encoding arogenate dehydratase/prephenate dehydratase 6, chloroplastic-like produces the protein MQAIVPSPPHNLKCFTGTTPLPLARVGRLVVQSVYRSDSVHFSNGVGSSRADWQSSCAILASKVVSLQQPNEKPGAGAAGSGGADHVAAVNGHKTTIDLSLVPIDTAEKENNKPQPKPLTITDLSPAPMHGSQLRVAYQGVPGAYSEAAAGKAYPNCEAIPCDQFEVAFQAVELWIADRAVLPVENSLGGSIHRNYDLLLRHRLHIVGEVQLPVHHCLLALPGVRKEYLTRVISHPQALAQCELTLTKLGLNVAREAVDDTAGAAEFVAANNLRDTAAIASARAADLYGMNILADGIQDDSSNVTRFVMLAREPIIPRTDRPFKTSIVFAHDKGTSVLFKVLSAFAFRNISLTKIESRPHRNRPIRLVDDENEGTAKHFEYMFYVDFEASMAEVRAQNALAEVQEFTSFLRVLGSYPMDMTPWCPSRGD, from the coding sequence ATGCAGGCTATAGTTCCATCCCCACCTCATAATCTCAAGTGCTTTACCGGCACTACTCCTCTGCCGCTCGCCCGTGTGGGACGTCTCGTTGTCCAGAGCGTTTACCGCTCCGATTCCGTGCACTTTTCCAACGGTGTTGGCTCGAGTCGAGCAGACTGGCAGAGCTCCTGTGCCATTCTCGCCAGCAAGGTCGTTTCCCTGCAGCAGCCCAATGAGAAGCCTGGCGCTGGTGCCGCCGGATCCGGCGGTGCAGACCATGTTGCTGCAGTAAACGGCCACAAGACTACCATTGACCTCAGTCTCGTCCCCATCGATACCGCCGAAAAAGAGAACAACAAACCGCAGCCTAAGCCGCTCACCATAACCGATCTTTCCCCAGCACCCATGCACGGATCCCAGCTCCGCGTGGCTTATCAAGGCGTTCCCGGTGCTTACTCCGAAGCTGCTGCCGGAAAAGCGTACCCGAACTGTGAGGCCATCCCTTGCGACCAGTTCGAAGTAGCTTTTCAAGCCGTCGAGCTGTGGATCGCTGATCGCGCCGTTCTCCCCGTCGAGAACTCCCTCGGCGGCTCGATCCACCGCAACTACGACCTCCTACTCCGCCACAGGCTACACATAGTCGGCGAGGTCCAGTTACCGGTCCACCACTGCCTCTTGGCCCTGCCGGGGGTTCGGAAAGAGTACTTGACCCGAGTGATTTCCCACCCGCAGGCCCTCGCCCAGTGCGAGTTGACTCTCACCAAACTCGGCCTCAACGTGGCGCGCGAGGCAGTGGACGACACAGCAGGGGCAGCCGAGTTCGTCGCCGCAAACAACCTGCGCGATACGGCTGCGATCGCTAGCGCACGCGCCGCCGATTTGTACGGCATGAACATTCTGGCAGACGGGATCCAGGACGACTCGAGCAACGTGACCCGTTTCGTGATGCTGGCCCGAGAGCCGATTATACCCAGGACGGACCGGCCATTTAAGACGAGCATTGTGTTCGCGCACGACAAGGGGACGTCGGTTCTGTTTAAGGTGCTGTCGGCGTTTGCTTTCAGGAACATAAGCCTGACGAAGATCGAGTCGAGGCCGCACAGGAACCGCCCGATCCGGTTGGTGGACGACGAGAACGAGGGGACAGCGAAGCATTTCGAGTACATGTTCTATGTGGACTTCGAGGCTTCAATGGCGGAAGTCAGAGCACAGAACGCTCTGGCGGAGGTGCAGGAATTCACCTCCTTCTTGAGGGTGCTGGGCAGCTATCCCATGGACATGACGCCTTGGTGCCCCTCCCGGGGAGATTAG